CTGAGCTACAATGAGATGTCAAAGATAACATCTCACTGTAACTCCAAtcttatacaaaaaaatttattttattcctttctctctccacttctctttaaaaaatattttctctctctatttttctctctagcttCTCATCTCTTATTCTCCAAGTCTTGCCTACTtcctcttcctttctttttatatttttatttattattattattttattttttttaagctatgGCCGAAAATacctctctctatttcttttatttttttctttctttcaatttttttttctctcttttgtgaTGGTAATGGGCTTTATGGCCGATTGTTGGTGTGGTAGTAATGGGTTTTGTGGCCGGTTGTGGGTGTtgttgtgatgagttttgtggCTAGTTGTGGGTGTGGTGGTGATGGTTttgttggtttggttttggttgtggATGTGGTGGTGATGGGCTTTGTTGGctttggttttggttgtgggtgtggtggtgatgggttttgtggggttttctttttcttttttccaatgGTGGTGGCGGCTAGTAGTGGGTTGTGAGTTcttgtttgatatttttttaactggtggtggtggttggtggcAGTGGGTGGGTGGCAGAGAAGAGATGTAGTAGGTGTGGGTGGAGaggagaaagagatagagaagaagatggagaaagATGAGAgaacaagaattaaaaaaagaaaaaaagaataaagaattaataaagaaagtatatttaaatgaaatgctataaaaaaaatagaacctttgatattgggtgtattttaaaatggaatgtttaaatagataaagtaggtttttgagatgttaaaagctaaaatttttaaaagttttgatgAGAATGCCCTTATATGCTCCTTAAGCTGTTACCGGTTtacaaaatactaaaatttatggaaaattgttgtattttttgaaagtataataaaaagtattttcttaTCTCACATGAATTGCGAGTtctactataaatttaattattatgacTTATCATTATGTGAGAGGAGTATGTATTAATTGTACTCTTGAAATGCTATAATTAATATGACTCATCATTATAAACTTACCATTCCTCTTTTACAGATATTACTAATAGATGCTCTAAagacatttgttaatgaaccattttaggaaactttttcttgtaaattaaaaaagctattaaaaaatcatttactttttcatttttcaataaaaaatttcctaaaatggttCATTAATGAATGCTCTAAGGACACCTGTTAACTGAACccctcttttaatttttataattttctttggtttgCTCTTTGCAGCAAGCATCCTGAATTGTACGAGAAACTTGCTGAAGGCCAGTGGCCCAAGGTACCATCTAGACATCACTACTTATCATTACAACTTTTCCAACTTGGTTAGAAGATATCAAAGAGTTAATGTGCAATTCTTTTGtgattataaaaatagaaacaataaaaacaaacttAATTTATGTCTATGATTTATGAATGattaaaattcttaatttttggtgtagttTTTGGTATTTGCATGCTCAGACTCTAGGGTGTGTCCCTCTCATATCCTGGACTTTCAACCTGGGGAAGCCTTCATGGTCCGCAACATTGCTAACATGGTTCCTGCATTTGACAAGGTTTTCCATTTAATCCTTcctaataatcaattttgttaaattcaacatgcaaattctTGTTCaatttaacattaaatattttaccAACTTTTTAAAATCCTAATATATTTGATATTGTATAGTTGAAATACTCTGGAGTTGGTGCAGCCATTGAATATGCTGTCTCAGTTCTTGAGGTGAATTCATTTATTTCTCCaaaatttcttgttttgtttatacaattttccatgtttcttttttcaattttgtaactaGGATATTTGACTGttacaagaaataaaaatctataGGTACAAAATATTCTGGTCATTGGACACAGTCGATGTGGTGGGATAAAGAGGCTTATGACTCATCCTGAGGACAATTCTGCTCCTTTGTAAGAGGCTTTCTACATACAGTTTTACCTCTAGCAAAATTAAAGTACTTTCTTTGACATACACTCAATTTAATCAACCAACCAATTAGGTCTAAAATAAATAGGGCAATGAAGTTAAGCTAGAATTCTAATTCACATATTTCATCTATCCAATTAATATGCAGTGACTTCATAGATGAGTGGGTCAAAATTGGATTACCTGCAAAGGTCAAGGTCCAAGCAGAGTTTGGTGACTTGCCATTGGAGGATCAATGTAAACATTGTGAAAAGGTTAGCTCTATTTTACCATGTTGTTTCAACTCTAATCATGattcaaaagagagaaaaagaacagAAGAAATATTAACTTTAATTATATAGAAGGTTTACCTGAACATGTTTGAAGATAATCATATATTGTGTGTATATGTTATTATGTAGGAATCAGTGAAGTTATCACTGTGTAACTTAGAAACTTATCCATATGTTCAAATGGGGTTGGCAAACAAGAAGCTGAGGTTGATGGGTGGCTACTATGATTTTGTTCATGGAAAATTTGAGCTCTTGGAGTTTGAGCCTTGCTTTCGTCATCTCTTCTCCACATGATCAGTCTCAATTGtatcaagaaaatttgatattattttccTTGCTCTACTTCACATATAGGCACTATTGTATTTCCCTTTATGGACAATAAAATCAACATGCACCAAATAAACGCAGAGCATCTCTTTGTGTGCTCACTTTCGCATGTTGATCTTTGTTACCCTTTAAATTCCGAGTGCCAACTTGTGCAATAATAATTATGTTCTTTCCTACATATGCTTAAGATTTTAGATTATGtaataaaatcaatttgatgCCAGTGTATCTAATACAAAGTCTTTGATGAGTGCTTCACTTATTGGTAGCCACAATTACATAGAAAAAGTATATAAGAAGTCCAAATCCCATAGCTGGTTCAAGTTGTTGTCTCTATTTTGAGAATGCAAGTTCTTTCTTTAGCAAAGAAATCATTAAAGGCCACTGCCTTTAAAGTGACAGACAAAACTGATCCTaaaattcaagaagaaaaattCTAAAGAGCAGAGGGGTTATGGAGTTTCACATTCCCAAAATTGCTTTTTCAGAGAAACCGGTCCCCCACATCTTAACTcttaacatctaaattaaaattggaGGAAATTGGAGGATTTAATAACATCCCCCCAAATAAATGATTAGTGAAGGAACATGAGTTTCACCTATAAGCGAAGAAATATGAGCAAAGCAAGGCCTTTGGGTAAAGAGGTCTTCAAGCTAATCCTTAGTAGGGTCAAATTGGCACTATAAATCGTTTAGAATCACCTGTTCTCTAACAAACTTAGTCAAGGGCAGTAACTATTTTGCAATCTTTGAATCTAGCATTGAATTTTCCATTAGATACTTCAATGGATAGATATAAGTAATCAATAGGACCTAAAATGTGAGCATGTAGTGTCTAAACTTTTGGGTGACCCAAACTAATGCTACACATGTTTTCGCTAAGAGGGTATACTTCACTTCATTTATAATCATCTTTTGATTGGTGTATTAAACttcatttctttcttggattaTTCCATAAACTAAGCTAGGAGTGCTCATATGGTGTATCAGTCATGTCGTCGACATACATTTCTACTTTCTTGTGTATCTTATCATACAAAAGAGTAGTAGTTGCTTGTTGGTATATGGCTTATTATTTAGTATGAAGGGTATACCTTATAACAGTTGTGCCCTATAGAGTAAAGAAGAAAGTTTTCTCCATGTCCTTATAACAGTTGATCTGTTTTAGCTTGAAAaaccatccataaatgagagTAGTGCATGGCCTACCATATTATCCACCAAATATGGGTTAATGTGAAGTCATCTTTGGCACAAACTTTGCTTAAATGTCTGAAGTCAATTCAAATGCAGACTTTCCCATCTTTCTTAGGTATTGTGACTATATTGGCTAACAATTCAAGATAGTTTACCACTTTAAGGAATCCAACATTgtattctttctcttccttaaTTTTTACGGTCATTTGGGTTTCATTCTTATAAGTTTTTGCTTGACAGGCTTTATGTCTAGATAGGTCGGTATCTTGTATGTTGGTATCAATTCTAGGCATATCTTTATATGACCATGCAAATTCTTCTTGAAAACACCTTAAACAAGGCCACAAATTCTTCCTTCTCATTTGCGGGCATGGTATTACCAATTTGAATAATCTATAGTTCATTATTCTTTGCTAAATTAATGcattcaatttcttcttttatagatCGAGGTTGTGCCTTCACTTGTTGAGCAAGTTTAGGATTTTCATTacaacttttaagttttaagcgCCTTAAGCTCATCAATGAAATTATTTAAAGCCAGGACATAATCGAAGTTATACTTGAATTTCTTGGAAATAGAAATGTTCACATTGaaatcataaaaaatgaaatattcgCTAGACTTGGACTCAGATGACTCAAAATTCGTTCATGTGTCAGATTTAGACTCGAAAGACAAAACTAATATTGTCTGGATAGTATGGAACATCATCAACTTTTTCCTGGAACTAATTATAAAGTGCGTCTATGAATTTTGCATGACTGGCCTCTGTCTCTAACTTGTGCATGACTTTATCAACTAGATCCTTCAAAAGTGTGGTATTACATGTATACGATCCACTCTCTCACATGAGGTGAGTCCCACACTAGTGCGTTCCACCTTCATGTGAGAAGGTAGATGCATTTATCCGATACATGATAGATTTTTATCCCTTCAAAGCTTTAAGATCAATTTTTCAATCCAGTCTTCAACTTTGACAGCTTCAAGCTTTTGGATTATATATGTCTTGGATCTCGAGGCTGTATTTTATCTTTAATTGTACAGAAAGTTTACCAAAACTTGTTTGAAGCTGGTCAAATTTGTGTGAATGTATTGTTATGCAAGAGACAGTGAACTTTTCACTAATTAACTTACAAACTTATCCATATCTTTAAATGGGGCTGGCACACAAGAAGCTGAGGTTGATGGTTCGCTTTTGAATATAATGGAACTTTTGAGCTCATGGAGTTTTGAGCCTCGCTTTTCACATCTTTTTTCTACATGAGTCTCAATTGTATCTTCCTATTGCTATTTTGCTTGTCCATTACACTTATGCACTACTGCAGTTTTTCCTTCATgcaccataaaataaatatccaCTAAATAAAGTAGGCTCTTGTATGCTCGCTTTCGCATGTGGATCTTTGTCATCCTCCAAATCCCAAGTGCAGACTTGTGCTGCTATGCAATAATAATTATGTTCTATCCTATATATTCTCAAGATTTTAGATAGTTTGCATAATAAAATCAATCTATATCGTGGATTCcaattaacttaattggtaaagtcttttGTTGTCGAATAGAATATCTGGAATTTGAACTTGTTTATATACCAAAAATCAGTTGGTTTCTtgggtctaatgataaaaatatcATAATCATAGAGTAGACATCATAAGTTGAACTTTtatcatatttatataaaatggaaaaaaaaaaaaatcaatccaatgttagtgttactttttttttcctcctaattAACGGATGTCTATAAggcattttttaataaactattttataaaatttttatacctcttttatgagaaatataaattGATACAAGCAGTTAAGTTAACTCAAACTCACCAATACCAATGTATCTAATACAAACTCTTTAATGGGTGCTTTACTTTACTCATCGGTAGCCGTAATTACAtagaaaaagtatataaaaaaggTCCAAATCTCATAACTGGTTGAAGTTGGAGTGGCTATAATGTGAATGCAGGTTCTTTCTTTAGCAAAGAAATCATTAAAGGCCACTGCCTTTCCAAGGCCTTTACTTCATTACCGTTTTGCTAGGCCCAAGTTACTTACAGCTAATAGTGCACTAAGCACATGGAACCCCGAAAGGAAAAGAGCTTAACATAGATGAAGCATGTGTGATGTCGTTTTTCTCAATCTTTTTATACGAGTGGGAAGAGTAATAATCAGCAAAATGATTGTATTGGTCTcgtcaaaaaaaagaaagaaaaaaaagattgtatTGGACCACAATGATAACCTAGATCATGTCCTACTAATAATGAAGTgccaaatatatcaaatatatatatatggcagtACATTATCATTAGGGAAATCAAGAGTAAGACAACGGGAAGGACACTAATTAGGATCAAGGATAAGAGATTTGATTCATTAGCATTTAAAGATGTATCATGCCATTCTGCTATGGCTGATAATGTATCATTAGCATTTACATGTGTCGGAGCATTTTGAAATtgtctttttttgaaaaagcaatttttttgcTACTGCTACTTACTTTGTCCCAATGCGAAAACCAGTGGCTGctcctgaattttttttctagagaGTCAATGAAAAGATAAATCTTGTGGTCTATAAGGTTTCTTTATTACACATTTGTCTATAATACTAGCTaacaagagaataaaaaataaattattagttcATTTGACATATTATTTCATAATATAATGAACATactaattattgttattaagaTAAAATCTTGGAAATCATCTATTGTTTCTAATTACTGTAgacatattaattattattgttaaataaactttaattattatttcttagaATTCTTTTATCTATTAGTTTGTCTTTACTTTTTACGGtacttttatttaacaattcaactcaactttgacaactattattctttgtaattgtatttaGTGTGTGTTTAGGTCTTGATTATAAGCTAGCttattacttcttcttttttcctactattcatgggttccatGTGAATTCctacttattttatatttttagcaaaaaattatataaattattttcaaatggacactaagaaattttttgttgtattaacaTTTGCTTTTGTTTTCACTCAATCACTCTTGGCCTACCCCACACCATCAATACCAATCAATAAATAACACATTAAAAACACATTCAAATTcaataactaatttttattttcaaggttttagtttgaattggttgttgttgggctttttcatttgtttaaaaatgcCAAGATATTGGTAAGAAAATCATATCCAAGGCTATTTTagttgtgattaaaaaaaaaattagagtcagaatattcaaaattttatttttaagagggtcaaaataaaataaaaatattatatataaattttttttcgccAAATCAGGGGGGCTATGGCTAGCTAGCGCCGCCCCGGCGTAAACGCAGAAAAATCACATTATTACATAAACCCACGATTTGTAAATTTTACCAAACACGTTTTGAAATCATAAAGGTGATTTTTCCCCCCAAAACGTGATAACCAAACGAGCACTATtataacaactttttttttttggttgtaatgACGATACCTGCTATTACTATTTCATGGCATTAGAGGGAATGGTTTTGGAAGTTGGAAGAATGGTTAAAGTGACTACAGAGACCTCACCGACTTTTAGGTTGGGTCGGTATTTTGCccatcaataattttaaaaaagtattaCTTTGCCTATTTGAGATTAAACTCATTACATAATCCATCTTTGTGTCCATTattaaaagaaaggaaaacttaaagatgccctaagggcattattttatgaaatatttctAGAAATTTGTTATAGGCAAAtaaaagtaattgattttttgataaattttcatatttttcataaaaattgtatcaaaattttcaattaataaatgTCTTATGGGCCCTTAAAGGAAcacaataaaacataaaaaaacatatacctaaaagttcaaaaatggGTTATAGTTTGCATATCAAAAAAGAAGATGGGTTATAGCTTTGTAATTGAATTAATCTTAAGTGAGCAAAATGATACTTTTTAAACCATGTTGATAAACTATAACCGTCTCAAAATAAAGGTAGAtaatgttattgttattattattattgttgttacgTACCCTACTACTTTAATTAACTTGTTATCATCGAAACATATTCATCAGGTAATAAGAATTTAAATTGATAGGACTTTAATTCCTTTTGTATTGAAAATTCTAAGATTCCTTTTCTCTAACTATtcatccaaacaaataaaaaggtttGATGAAGAATTTGAGAAAGTTAAAGTAAACAAGTATAATGGAGAATCGTTGTTGGAGATAATCCAAACCGACATGTGAACGGAAAGTTATGCAGCAAGAAACAAAACACCTTTTTCATACTTGATTTCTCAATGTAAAATGAGTTTGTCTTTGAAATGgaacccaaaacaaacacaagaaGATGGAAATGAGAGAGGGGAAAAGGAACCTTTTATGAGATTCAAAAGGGTAATTATTTCTGGGCAACACAACCACTCACTAGTCACTACCATCCAAGTACTATTTTCCGAAACAGGGTACAAGATGACAAGGTCAAACTGCTTATATTTTGCTTTTTGGTAATGAGAGGAATAGATTCAGGCCATTTTTTAATGTGCCCTTGATGGGCCTCTTCCTAGGAAAATTTTCACGATTAACTACTAATAAGAACAATGATTTTGATACCCCGTATATTTCCTATCTATTACCCCACCTCTCTTTTctgactttttaaaataatcacAATCAGAGAGTAGAGATATCAATGATGAATGTttgaagataaaataaaaataaaatttattgatcAGTTGGGGGCCATAGGGAACCCTAAGAATTCAGTACCCTTGGAGAGATGTTTTGATGTTTTGGTTAATAAAACTAAAGAATCAAATATATTTAGTCAATTGAAATGTAAATTaagattttgataaataaaattaacagaAGAATCTAGAACAAACATTATTGTACTTCTatctcagccaaaaaaaaaaaaacattattgtaCTTCTAGAGGACTTTATCATTGGAATGTAATGCCTTTTagaattaatattattttgcaaaaatctttatatatatatatatatatattttttttttcatatagtCTATGTTACATGTTGtgtcttttaaataaaaaataataattgtgacCTATTGTAATTGGCATTTTATAGATTAGTGTCTTTGGTAATTCG
The Quercus lobata isolate SW786 chromosome 10, ValleyOak3.0 Primary Assembly, whole genome shotgun sequence DNA segment above includes these coding regions:
- the LOC115962787 gene encoding carbonic anhydrase 2-like, whose translation is MASLEEAIEGLKKFLSNKDDVAVAQIEKLITGLQETDLNEFDPVKRIIEGFQHFKINKFDKHPELYEKLAEGQWPKFLVFACSDSRVCPSHILDFQPGEAFMVRNIANMVPAFDKLKYSGVGAAIEYAVSVLEVQNILVIGHSRCGGIKRLMTHPEDNSAPFDFIDEWVKIGLPAKVKVQAEFGDLPLEDQCKHCEKESVKLSLCNLETYPYVQMGLANKKLRLMGGYYDFVHGKFELLEFEPCFRHLFST